The Lonchura striata isolate bLonStr1 chromosome 6, bLonStr1.mat, whole genome shotgun sequence nucleotide sequence tcctTTTAGAAGCAAAAATTTTATAGCTTTTAGGCTACAAAACTTTATGTCTTCAGGCCACACAAAACAGAGATCCCTCAACAAGAAGGACTTATGTCATAGTTTGCCCACAGAATTAATAACACTTTGAACATCTTATTGTCAGGCTACTCAACTATACACATCTGAGAAGACTGCCAGAACTGGGCAAAAACACACTGTGGCTTAACCTCAGCCCATCTAGTTAAACTGTCCACAGGAATTCAGTGTCCATCCATGAAGATTTAAACCTGATGCTTTCAAACTACTTTGTCAACCATAGAACAGGAACAAATCCTGCTTCCTATTTTATGACTGCACAGCTCATATAATAACAAGTTCAGAGATGTCCTGTCTTAAAGTTCCAGGGTACAGGCAGCATCCATGAACATATGGAAAGCAGAGCTCTCCTGCAGAAATCTGCAACATCACATGGAATgtaaactgaaggaaaaaagcagcaaactGTCTCTGGGTGAACACTCCCATCTTACCCAGTTAGTTTTCCATAGCACTGCTTGCACACCTTCTGCTGAGTGTTCCCACAGCGGGGAACAACAGCACTGAAGCTCCGGCAGGCCGAGCAGAAGGAGCGTCCGCAGCTCTTGCAGCCACACTGCAGAGACAGGAGAGAGGGGCACCACAGGGCTTCAGCACCTcgccaccacactggtgccgcCGGCGGGCACAGTGCCCGTGCCGAGGCACACACAAAATAGTGCTGGGGTTATGCTGATTTTCATGTGATAGAACTGTttcaccagctgctgctgaagataTGGAGACTCAAGAACCTTGGAGCACCAGCAGATAactcctgctgggagcagagtcACCACTTCACCCTATAGTATAgcaaagtgtgtgtgtgtgaattgTCTGAGATCATGCCAGAATCCTGGGTGAGAGGGACGGCATTCAAtgactttttggttttttggtcaGTAATGTCTCATATCTGAAGACATATCGGAATTAGTCACACGAGAGCTCAGTACCCAGGGCAACATCGCCGGGAAGCTGGCCGGGAAGCGTGTCTCGGCGCCGGGCGAAGCAGTCCCCGGTTCCCTTCTCAGACCCTCGCCCGGCGGGGGAGGAACCCGCGGGACCGGCCCGTTCCTGACCCCCCGCAGCCGGACTTGCCTCTTTCTTGAAGACAGAGAACTTGGACGCACACCCATAGCACCGGCTATCCATGGCGCTACCGCCCCAGCCCGCCCTCAGGCACGGCGCTGCACCCCCGCTATCCCAAGCTCCATGGTCTCTCCGGGGCTGCGGCTGCCTCAGGCCCAAGGATCGGTGGCGAGCGGGGATGCCACAAGCCAGGAGCCGGGGACGCCACCCTCCCGTCCACACAACACAGAGCTGGCGACGCACGGCCCTACGGGAGTTGTAGTCCCTTGCttctcccttcccgccttcagATGCTAGGTGGCTCTCCACAAATAAACTACACTACCCAGAGCTCCACACGATCCCAGTGCCTGGCCGGCTCGGCTACCATCGCCGCGCGATGCATTGTGGTACATGCAGTCTGGTGCCCCTGCCCACCATGGCCCAGGGGGCATTAGCTGTTCTTGGGTGTTAATAAAACAAGAAAGTGTATTCTCTAAGGCTGACAGTGTTGCGCTCAAGCTgctctgtgatttttttgtttttcgtCCTAAACCTTTGGTGAGATCCTGGCTCAGAATAGCAAAAATCAGCTGAACTGCAAAATTCAAGTTATCTCCAGCCCATCCTTCTGCCAGTGTTGATCCGCCTGCCCTCAGGAGTTAAATGTCTTGCAGTGTTTGCAGAAAGAGTCACGGAGTGCAAATGAGTCATCCTGTTAACCGCGTGGGTTTGCAGGTACATTGTGCATTCTTTCCAGTTTAATATATAACCCCACGTTGTAAAGACATACACAATTAAATTAGGAAATGGACTGATTTATTCAAGGAAGTAAAACTCATTAATATCTGAATAAAGCTAAGTTTAAAGGGGGAAAATAGAGGGTTCTCTCTCACTCTTTCAATTTTGGCATTTGTTTGCCAcaatttttttgggttttttgtttggttaggTTTTTTAATGGTAAAAAACATTAGAAAGACAAGTGGAAGCTAAACTTCGTACCTGTCCAGCAATTGTGTTAGACACCACACGGGCATTCCAGGTATTGTAGGCATAAAGCAGGGACTTGAGACAAATATTAACTCAAATAAAAAGCTTCATTGTCTTTGCTATTGAGCTGCTCAATGGGAAAACAGGAACAGGAGACTTCAATCTTGATGTTACAGTGCAACCTACCGACTTGCAGGTGCAATTTGGCGTGCAGCTCTCGTAGAGAAAATACATCTCCGTGCCAGCGCGCCGCGGAGACGCCGCTCTCTCACCCGGCTGCAGAAGCTGCGCTACACGCTCCCGTGCCCGTGCCCGCtcccgtgcccgtgcccgttcccattcccgtgcccgtgcccgttcccattcccgttcccgttcccgttcccgttcccgttcccgttgcCGTTGCCGTTCCCTCTCCCGTGCCCGTGCCCGCtcccgtgcccgtgcccgtgcccgtgcccgttcccgtgcccgtgcccgttcccattcccgtgcCCGTTGCCGTTGCCGTTGCCGTTCCCTCTCCCGTGCCCGCTCCCGTTCCCGCTCCCGTGCCCGTTCCCGCTCCCGtgcccgttcccattcccgtgcccgttcccattcccgtgcCCGTTCCCGCTCCCGTGCCCGTTCCCGTCCCCGTTCCCGCTCCCGGCCGGTGTCCGCCAGAGGGGGCCCGGTCCCCGCCGTTCTCCGGCTGCCGAGCCGAAAGCCagttggcagcagagcagcagcagagcagcagcagctttcctttaatttctgttttttgaCCGCGGATGTTTCCCTTGGTAAAGCGAACTCGGTTATAAAATCCTATGTGCCTACTTAGCCTATGAGGTTTTCAATTCTATTTGAAGTGCAGGAGAGATTAAATGGGGTTTGGATTGTGTGTCTTCTTGCCAAACTCAGTTTTGCACAGTAAATTTTACATTCTCTGTACTACATAGTTATAGCTactctgctctgggcagcttcCACCTGGAGTCCTTCATCCGGTCTGGAGtcctcagcacagaaaagacAAGGACCTGTTGGAGCATATCCAGAAGAGGACCACAAAGATGATTAGGAAGCTGGATCACCTTTCCTATGAGGACATGCTGAGGGAGTCAGGTCGAGTTGAGTCAAGAGATGAGagggctctggggagaccttattgCAGCCTTTCATACGTATAGGGGGCTTATATGAGATGGGAATAAGAATTTTAGCAGGGCCTgttgtgacaggacaagggacaaTGGTTTTGAACTAAAGTAGGGTTGATTTAGACTAGCTATAAGGAAAAAGTTTTTATGTgtgggtggtgagacactgcaacaggttgcccagggaggtggtggatgccccatctctggaaacattcaaggtcaggtgggatggggctctgagcaacttggtctagtTGAAGATGATTGCTTATTGCAGGGATTTGGACTAGGTGACCTTTTCatgtccctttcaacccaaactattctattaTTCAATAACCAGGGTTGTAGTCATGCAAGCAAGTGTCATCTCAACCACAGTTATTTGTTTATGTAAgggaaatgtattttaaattaaaaacaaaaatagaccTATGAGTTGTACATTTTTGTGTGCTTCTGTAATGCTTTATTCCAGGCTGTTTTTCTCCTGCAGCAATAATTGACAAATCTCTATTCTGGTTCTTACAGCCTACAAAAGCATAGCACTCAAAGGCTCTGATTCGCCTCCCAGGCAGGAACCAGGACAGTCTCAAAGCAGGTAAAAAATGAATACATGGACACAAACACTCTTACTTCTTCCACACACACAGGCCTATGGAAGTGCTTCTCTCTTTAGAAACATCTGGTTTTGTATGCAATTAAGGTAATACCTGTTTGTGTCATGAGTTATGTACATCTCTGGGAATGTATATATTCCTCACTGCTAGATTCCTCTGTGTTTTATGGTTAAATACTTACATTTTAGATTTAAATAGTGTGTTAAGTGACTGCTGAACTTTAATATtagaacttctgaaaatcctcCTATTGTACTATTTGAGTCCTAAACTTTTGACTATACTGTCCCTTGTGTCTACTAGCTGATTACTCTTCCTTCATATAGTTCAGAATATGAGTGTATTTATACATGGGCAATGTTCTACTTAAAACCATATTTCTAGTGCAAGACCAGTATTCCTGTATGTGGTATATTGCTTTTGCTCTTTTACCAAGTATGAGTAAACATCTAAAACATTGCACATCTGAAGAGCTCCACATCAGATTGAGGGGAGGCAATCTAAAGTAATACTCAAGTACAAAGCTGTTCAGCACTGTCTGTTTAAAACAGGGACCCGTTCAACTTTGTTATATAATGAGAGTTGTCATGGGGTTGTTACTTTTGCACCTCCATCAAAGTCCTCAGATTCAAGGAGAAGAATTAGCATTTTTGCAGTCTGAAGCTGAGCTTAAAAATAGAagtagattttaattttctgacaTACTGATGAAATGGTTACATTCTCCAAAATTATGCCAATCTAAATTGTGAGCCAAATTAAATGAAGGAATGCTTTTTATAGCCGGAAGATTTGAGCTtttaagaaatacaaatatttgttGCCTGCTGTGCTTGCACTTTCCCACCATGATGCAAGAAAGCTCTAAACCCTGACATCCACAACTTATCAATTATCattcttctgtgggtgaaaatTAACCAGtgcctaaaaagcaaaacattacAGATCTTAAACCCATCCCCCCTGCTGCTACAAAGTCATCataattaaaaattgttttggttGCACCAGGAAAGCAAATTGGCAATTTCTATGTGCTCTTCTTCGCGAAGACATAatttcagcaaaatattttattattcattatGGGTTTTCATCTCCCAGTTTGGCATTAGTATTTAATTCTGAATACATCAAGTCAAGGCAAAGTGTTAGGTGTTTACAATGGTAATTTCTTTCTCCACTCCAGCTATCTCTTTAGAGGAGGAGGATTTCTCTCTACAGACAAGGTACTTCACACCTAAAATGCTCACCAAAGAGAACATTCAATGGTCTTTGCATTAGGTCTTCAGTCctcaacacatttttaaaaactattttggAAACACCTTATGGGCAACTTCAATACCTGACTCAGGCCGCGGCAGGTGCTTCATTCCATTCCCTCTCCCTCACTGCTTGTTTCTGCCACTCTTAACTTTAGTTTCTTTAGTTAAATTTGTTCCCTGACCTGGTTCATCTTACAGAGGAATAGTGCAAATCTTTAAGGTGAGGTACTCTATTTCATGTTGTTCTAAGACACCACTTGTTCTGTATCAAGTGGTGATTTCCAGGCTAAGCTGTGGTGTTAGTATGAACTGTGTAAGTGGTCTTGGCTTCAACATGTAAATAATGTGTCTGAAGATTTTTCTGTATGCATGCTGGAATGCACATCTAGGTTGGGTAATAGCATTTGCCAGAATACAGGTTAAAGTTGCTACACAGTCatgttctgaatttttttatgGGCACTATAAACTATAAAGTTTCTACCACTAGAAGTTCTTCAAAATCTGCTAACATAGTTTCAGCTCTGCTGTTGTGTTTGGCTGTGCAACACCAACAATAAGAATACTATAACAAAAACCATATCGTCTCAGACAGAAGCATCTAGTGGGCAGGAGCATTTCTGTCCTTGATTCGCCATGAAGTTACACCACTGTAGATGTAAGACTAAGAGGTCAAACTTCATGCTTATTAAAGGTATCAgtgtacatattttttttctgaaattggTGGCACCTTCACTTTTACCTGTGGCTAGCTGGACTCTTTACTCTCATTCTGTTTTTCAAACCCCGTCTGTATTATACTTACCTAGCAAATGTATAACTCATCACAAATCCAGGCAACTCCCACACTAAATCACTGTGGAATTCAACCAGCACAAAGTTCCCAGTGGAAGTAAAGTCTGCAACTTTCTCTGTCCCACAATAAGGGCCAACTGCAGGTGACATAGGGTGGCTTCCATCATGTATGAGCAAGTAGTCAAAGATGCATCTGTCACTATATTCCAGCTCAAAGGACAACATTTTGAGAGATATCTGGAGAAAATACaaccaaaacattttgtttccagGTTGCAGCCTTTTATCTTACCAATTTCTTAACAACAACACTACTCTAAACTCAACACAACAATACTCTAAACTCATTGTGTGCAGGCaccatttttttattctgtgtgtGCACCACATCCTGATTCCATATGGCAATGCAAATTAGTAGCAAATTATTTGCTTAATTCATCAGTATTTGGTTTGGAAGGAGAGGCAAGGGACAAGATTGATCTTCTATGCTTCACATTTTTTCCTCTAGGGAAATATAAAAACAGCACCTGGGTGATGTTTCAGTTTTCTAGTGGGAGCTCTTACCTAGGGATTATTTTGAACAAAGCCTTGAGATACAGGACAGGCTAGATTCATGAGTTCACTTGAACGTGTAAAAGTTTTCCCTTGCTGAGCACCTCAAATACCAAGTCCAGCATAAAttcttaaaagtaatttttactgTGAGAATATCTGTTGAAAACATGACATAACAGCTCTTATTCTTCAAGGGAAACAGATGTTTCATCAGAGAACAGTGATGAAACCCACTAATGAATTCATCTGTGCCTTACCTTGTATCCTGCTGGAGAAGTGATGACCCAGAAACATGCCcggtttttggggtattttttggggtAGTTTGGAGAGGTGATGACTCCCTTTGAATCTCTGAAAGTGGCTCCACAGTTCACTGAGGAGTAAAGGAGAAAACCAGATATATTAACAAGAGTGTTTTGTCAGTAGAAATGAGCTTGCTTACACCCTATTGTACTATTTCttgaaaccaaaaaaaaaagtgctacCATGAAAATCTACTGCTGAAGTACTTTATTTCTTCACTTAGTATTTGTATCAGCAGCTGTAGTGAAGGAACTAGAAACATCTGATAGATAGTCTTTGGAGGACAGGGAACATCTGCATCTAAAGCTGTATCTGACTTTCCAATTAACTGTTACCATATTAGCCTAGCATTCTGTTGGCACTGACTgcccttcagaaaaaaatacttcagctCAAGTATTCAAGATTGCATTATCAATCTAGTTCTAGTGCTTTCTAGAAATGATTCCATTGAATAAAGcaaaaagagtaaaaataacACTTTTCTAAGACTTCTTCAATTTATGCTCTAAAGAAGCTTGGATTTTCAGTTGAAATAAGGCAACTTTGGGCTACTGTCTTCTTGCTGAATGCATAACACAGAACAACAGAATTTGGTCTGGCAGTCCAGAATGCATTTGTGTGTTTGCAAAAAAGACACCCCTCACGTGATTACAGGAAGCACAGTGTTCTGTGTAAATAACAGAAGCTTTTAATTCAGAAGATGTAAGGTACCAAAGGTCAGTACCTCTGCTGCTGCAtaaaatcccacaaaaccttGAATAATGTCTTGCCCACATACTAGCCTTGCATCTCATTGGTTGAGGTATCCTGTTGATTCTGCAGTCTTTGTGTTCTTTGGCTGTACTGCTTCTATTAATTTCAGTCATtgcattgtttttatttaaagacaTTGTTCTGGAGATATGAAGAAGCCTTACAGAGGCTCTCAGAAGAATGTGAGTGAGACCTTGGGATAATAATATGAGGTCCATGTGACATCCCATTTTCTGTCTCCTGTGAACCTTTAGACACATCATTTCCTGGCCTTCTACATTTCCAATTGCTGTGAAAGTGTGAAGAATGACAGCGAAAAGACCTACTCTGTAGTGTTTAGTAAAAGTTTTCAGTTCTTCTGTACAAATACTACCAATGCTCTTCTCCAAGCTTTGTAAAGGAGTGTTCATACCCCTGTTGTAGGAGGCTCTGAATCCTGTGGCTGTAATGCTCTCATCACTTGCAAACTCTACCAGCATTGTGGATCCAGATGCAACTAAGGAGGGCAGTGGACCCTTCCCACAGTACTTGTCCAGCAAGACTGGGGAGTTCTTGCTGTTCCCGTTGTAAATTTTTATATAATCAGAAGAACAGTCTGAGGAGCGTTGGAGATCAAAAGCCTCAAACTGCAGGAAAATCTGGAGAAACAAAAATGCACAAGTTGGGTTTGATGTTATACACAAGGAAAGTCTCGAACCTTCATATTCATTTTACTATCCATGTATTATGGAAACCTTACTTTCTATATAAAAAAGAGGACAGAATTTAATCTAGCTGTCCTATTACTGAGATCCCAGAGACTGATGTCTCATTACTGCTTGTCTTTGAAAAGCCATTCTATCTGAACTGGATAAAAATCAAGTTAAATAATCCCTCTAATAGTCTTAGTTCTTACGAAAATTGTTGAGACTTTCATTTACtgcataacaaaataaatgtcatgATCCATGAGCTGACTCCCAGGGGTTACTCATGGTAATGAAATAATACTGTGCAGCCTGGATTCTGTGCTTGAAACCTTTTTCTTCCTAATAAAAATTACCTTGCTTCGACGGATGCGGATCAGCCACAGACAGTGGCTATTGTTCGGGTATGGGGATGGGTAATTGATAGAGGAGAACGAGCCTTTGGGTTTAGGCAGCACAGAGCTACAGCAATCTGAAGGGAAGAACCAAACAACATTGAAGAGAATGAAAACTGCACAAAAATATTCCCATAATGCTTGACAAGTCTCTCCAACCATTTGCAGCAGTCAAGCTTGtataaattaattataattctTACAACTGTATTGCTGTTCCTGGtgtaaaaattattgaaaaccTGGAAGTGATATAAAGGTAGTCAAAGTACTTGCCTGTTTCAGCTACTAAtggttttttaaaagacaatagGGCTTCGTTCACATATATTCGTTTACTAAAAAAAGGCCTGGATCTTTCATGAACTCCCTTAACTTCAACCACAGAAGTACTTTCAATGACAGCAGTACATAAATTTCTATTAGCAACTGTGTGTATTCATAAGTGTATGGAAAAATCAAGTTTGAAAACAAGATTTGTCAAAGTAAAGAGAGGTAATCACTGAGGGAAAAACATAACAGAGAGCACTGAAGTCAACCTACAGATCCAGTGACTGGTATACAAAGTCTGATCTCATCTCTCTTATTTTTCCACATCTTCATTTTTCGCATTTTATGTAACTCCCCAAATTACAAAATATGAATATATGACATCTGTTCATAgtaatttttgacattttttctcttaattcctaCTTTTCCTGAGACAACCagaatttttatgttttttttttttagttcctaagtttttttctctttttaaaatttaatgctTTTCTTCCAAAACATACAGATCTAATTATGAAATTGCATAGTAATGGTATTGAAGTATGATTCATCCCAGCCCTACTGTTGAGAATAAATATCACTAAATACTTGTTATCACTATCTTTGAGACCCATAAATTGTAAAGTTGTCTCATCTGCAGTTGTGAATTTGGAAGACCCACTCTCAGCAATGATTTCTGTACCTAATAATCCAACTGAAGGAATGCTGATTCCTTCTAAATTCTAATTATTTAACTAAGTTCTAATGTAAGAGTAGAATTTAGTGCACTAATATTTAGGTCTTGTTAATGCTTCTTGCTGTTTTGGTGGAAACTAATTGAATAACATCTCAGAAAAGTCAAATACCATATAAATCAATTAGCCTTTGTCCTGGGAGTTAAAGCAAAACCTGTGCAGTGCAGGAGCATGATGTTATACCTATTTTGTGCATCTTGGCTGAAGAGTTCCTGTTTACAGAGGAATGTTAAGTATTTCTAGACTTCAAGATACCACAGGGATGAGTTGAGAAACAGATGTGGCAAGAAAATAGGTATCTATACAAAATGCCTATGGTTTTCTCCTGCAAGGGGTTCTGATCAGGCTGAATGGCACCCATGCTTACAGACCTTCAGACATTTTGTAATTAAGAGAAATCACAAATCTGGCACTACTGATGTATGTGACTCTAAGCTCACAGCTGAGGAGAGCTTACATGCTTTGCTACCTTCAGAGCTTTCCTGAAATGAGAATTTGACAGAGGTAGCAACCATAAGTTCTCTGGTGGATTTTACTTATCTCAAAGAGCAGGGATTAGGTAAGGATAACTCAAAATGAGAATGAATTATTGAAagtaaattttcctttccaagaAGGCAGCCGTTTGGCACAGGGACAGTTCTGTTTCTTGTTGTAGGGTGAAAGAGATGTAGTGAAGGGACTGTGGGCTGCATTCCTTTGGGGGATTCTGTCAGTGCCTACAGACATCAGCTGTATTCATATGCCTTCTATCTACAGCACTTACTGCACTTGTAGAGCTTGTTGATTTTAGCTACATCCAAGTTACTCAGCCCTTCTCTCTGCCCAATAGGTATAGAGGGGTCAGGAACTGGTACAATAGTTGGTTTTCCAGGTGTGCTGGAGAAATCATACCTGTAGAAAGAAGGAAATCACATTTCTAAATTGCTTTTCCTAGACAGGGAAATTTAGCTGTGTTATAATTTCTCATGTACCAtgtaaacagaattttaatggaaatggaCAAGAAGCTTCTCAGAGACCTAGCAGCCTTCCCTGAAGAGGACCAGCATGACAGATGTTTGGTGTTCAGCAGGTGAAAGCAAGCAAGCAGAAAAAGCTGCTCTGTCCTGAGTGAAAAGGCCACTAATGTCCAGCAAATCCCACCTTCTTGGTTCCTgaggcagaggagcagaaatTGTTCTGTTTCAGTTACTAATTGCCTATTTGCTATCTGCAATTTCCTGCCTTCTGCTAGTCTagttttatttaatgttttttttttttttttcagaaattgttACTTGCTTGTGGAAATAAAGGAGAAGGTACATGATACAAGCTTGTACATTATGGACTAAAATGCAGCCTTAGACAGTGTTCCCAGATTAACAGAAGGCAGCCTACAACATCTcaacaatataaaaaaattccATCTTTCTTGACTCTACACTTGAATGTTGCTGTCTATGATCAGCTGTTACTACATTTACGaaataatttaaacttcagAACTGGTTTAGATCAGTGGTTCAGCAGAATTAGACTTTGGGCCACAGCCCTGTCAAAAGGCCTTTAGCAAGAGGCAAGAGTATATTGGAAGAAAGATTGTCCTATGTTTTGCTGCTCTCCATATCAGCCCTTGTTTTCCAGGAATCCTTCTGACAAAGAAAGTGTGCTCACCCTTAATTATGTCCATGCACTCAAATGACCAGCAAAAGTCACTCCCTGCACAGAGCAACTTTTTCCTAGATCTTCTTCCTAGCAGAAGATCTGAAAGCTGTTTGCTCATTTGAAAGGATATTTCCGCAAACAACTTACGCGCCGTAGTGCATCACTGAAGAGTAGTCATAGGGAAGGCCCAGGTTTTTGGAATtaacttttccaaagttccCTTGTTCCCCTGTAAGGTGGGAGAGCAGCATTACAATTATTCAGAACAATTATTACTTCTCTAATAGTACACTGCCTGCTGTCATAATCCAGAAAGTAACATAGGATATTAATACGTGTTCTAATGAGATCTCGGATCTAT carries:
- the LOC110472151 gene encoding embryonic protein UVS.2, whose translation is MKYFLLPTHLAFLCSFALSKPVQIATRKNDLASVEGNSQNSNVEITVYEGDILLRRGRRSAINCESCLWPKSQDGLVKVPVNISSDFSIAERSWIADALQEISTLTCVQFVNRTTETDYVYVERGQSCWSYFGKIGGRQAVGLVKNGCMDKGAIQHEMNHALGFIHEQARSDRDRFVKIMWEHIVAGEQGNFGKVNSKNLGLPYDYSSVMHYGAYDFSSTPGKPTIVPVPDPSIPIGQREGLSNLDVAKINKLYKCNCCSSVLPKPKGSFSSINYPSPYPNNSHCLWLIRIRRSKIFLQFEAFDLQRSSDCSSDYIKIYNGNSKNSPVLLDKYCGKGPLPSLVASGSTMLVEFASDESITATGFRASYNRVNCGATFRDSKGVITSPNYPKKYPKNRACFWVITSPAGYKISLKMLSFELEYSDRCIFDYLLIHDGSHPMSPAVGPYCGTEKVADFTSTGNFVLVEFHSDLVWELPGFVMSYTFAR